The genomic interval TGTTGTTGCTGTTATCGGCGGGGGCCGAAGCCACGCACCTGCGAGACCTGGTCCGCGCGGACACCCGATTGCTGCATCAGCCGCCGGGCGGCATTCGCGCGGTCCGACGAGAGTTCCCAGTTGCCGTAGTTGGCCCGTTCGGCGAACGGTTTGGCGTCGGTGTGCCCCTCGATGGAAATGTGATTCGGAACCTGTCCCAATTCCTCCGCCAACAGAACCAGCATCTCCGTCCCGCTCTTGTTCAGGGCGGAACTCCCACTGTCGAAGAACGTTCCTTTCTCCGATTCCAGCAACTCGATCCGCAGACCTTCCGCCGTGACCGTCATCTCGATATTCTTGCGCAGCTTTTCCAGATCGTTGATGCTTCGAATGTTCCGTTGCAGCTGCTCTTTGAGTTCTGCCAGGTTCTGCTTCGTGAGCTGGAAATTCTCTCCCGATCCGGACTGGTTCGTTCCCACCTTCTTTGCTGTTCCGGTCGGATCTTTGAAGTATCCTCCCACTGCCACCTGCAGTTGCTTGCTGCTGTTCATCAGCCACAAGACGATGAACAGCGCCATCATGGCCGTAACAAAGTCGGCGTATGCGACTTTCCAGGCGCCACCGTGATGTCCACCTTGGCCGCCTTTTTTCTTGATGATGATGATCGGGGGAGTCGCCATGGCGCTTTATCCCCCTGCTGCGGCCGCTGCCGCTGGTGCTGCTGCTCCGCCGCCACGGCAAGCCTGCTCCACTTCTTTGAACGAAGGACGCACGTGGCCCGGCACCGATCGCCGTCCAATTTCGACTGCCATAATGGGCGCAATCCCTTTCAGAAACGCAACCATGACCACCCGCATGACCTGCAAAAACGCCTGCTCTTCGTCTGACATCTTCCCCATGCGTGCCGCCAGCGGACCCACCAGCCCGTAACACAGCAAGATGCCCAGGAACGTTCCGACCAGCGCGGCCGCCACTTTGTGCCCGATTTCCTCCGGTGGACCGCCCAACGCCCCCATCGTGATGACCACGCCCAACACCGCCGCTACGATGCCCAGTCCCGGCAGCGAGTCCGCCATCGTGCTGAGCGCAGAAACGGGTTGCGTCGCTTCGTGATGATGCACTTCCATGTCGCTTTCCAGCATCTGATCCAGATCGAATACCTCCACGCCGCCGCTCACCGCCATCCGCATGGTGTCGCACACAAAATTCAACGCGTGATGATTCTTGACGAAATCCCCGTACTTGGAGAGCAGCGCACTCTTGTCCGGTTCCTCGATGTCCGACTCGAGGGCCACCAGACCTTCCTTGCGTGCCTTATTGAGCAGTTCATACATCATCTTCAACGACTCGATGTAGCGCTCCTTGCCGTACTTCGAAGACCCAAATGTTCCTGCCACACCACCCACGATCTCTTTCAGAATGTGCACGGGATTGGAGATCAGCACGGTGCCCAGCGCAGCGCCCCCGATGATGAGCAGTTCGGCCGGTTGCGCCAGCACTTTCAGGTTGCCGTGTTCCATCAGGTAACCGGCAACAATGCAGCCGAAGACAATCACAATTCCAATGATTGAGAACATAGAACCTTATCTTTTGACCAGCTCCCGGCCCTGACCACAAATACCAATCGGAAGAACCTCCCGCACAGACCGGTACCGCTCCGAATGATTGAAAAAAGTCGCAGACATGGCTGGCAACCCGCCAATGAAGGTCATCGGCAATAAAGCAGGGAACTTCAGGCATGGCGGGGGGGCCAGTTCGTGGGCTAGAACTGGTTAACAAGATCTTACGAATCGCCTTCGATAACGGAATCCCGGACCAAACTTTGGCCGCTGTGGTCTTCTCAAGCCGCTGGCCGCGCGCGCGAACCCAAACTCCGCCCAAGCTCTTCCGCGTCGAACACCGGCGGCTGACATGTAAACCCCGAACACATCACGGCGAACGACCGCCCCTCTCGCAGAGCCGGAAGATTCGGAATTGTCTCCGCCAGCGCCGGAGGCAAGTTCTGCGCGACTACCCCATTTGCCGCTAGCCGCAGAACCGCCGTGTTCAGTCCCAATGGTTTCACCGCTGCGCGCAATAAACTCGCAGCGGCATCATCCTGATCGACAATGACCACCTGCGTGTGCGGATGGCTGAAGCGCATCGCCGCCAAGCCGTAAGTCGCGGCAAAGATGCCATGCTGTCCCGCGACTCCGGCAAACACCTCCAAGGTCTGCTCAGCCTGGTCCCGATACGACGCCTCATTCGTGTATCCATGCAATCTCAACAGCGCGATCGCCGCCCCCGAATTTCCCGCCGGCGTCGGCGAATCCTGGAACGGCTTGCGGCGAGTGCCCAGAATCCCGAGCACATTCGATTCCTCGGCCGGGTTGTCTGCGGGTGCGCCAGCCACATCAAAGAACCCGCCCGCCACCGGATCGAAGAACCGCGCGATCATCGCATCCGCCATCGCGCGTGCAAACCGGAAGTAACTCATGTCGGCGGTCGCTTCGTACGCATCCAGACAAGCGATCACACTGAAAGCGTAGTCATCCAGCCCCCCGGAAGTCTCACGCCGTTCTGCCTTCGGATCCGAATAGGCGATGACATGCTTAAGTGTAGGGCGGACACTCTTGTCCGCCAACGTCGGCTCGATCCCGGAATTCCAGCCCTCAGCAATCAGCCGATCCAGCGATCGCAGCGCAAACTGCCGTGCCTCCGCCAGGTCCAGCACCCGTGCCGCTTCGAGGTAGGCGGAAACGCACATCGCATTCCAGCCCGCATACACCGTCTTGTCCACATAAGGTGTAGGACGCACCAGCCGCGCCGCATACATTTTCTTCTTCGCCGAAGCCAACAGCTCGCGCACCCGCTCCTCGTTCAAATTCAGCCGCCGCGCGATCTCCTCCACTCCCGCCCACACATGAAGCACATTCTTCGCCGGATTGTGGTGCATCTCGCCGATTTCACTGATGTCGTAATAGATCGTCGCCACCGCCGCCTCGTCCTCGGACAACGCGGCCTTCGCCTCACCAAGAGTCCATGTGAAGTAGTCGCCGTCGTCCTCCATCGAGTAATCGGCGTCCTGCGAAGCATAAAAGCCGCCGTGCCCGCGGTCGCTGAGCCATGCGTCCATCCACCGAATGATGTCGCGCGCTACTTCGGCAAAGAACTCGCTGCCGGTCGCCTGATAAGCGTGCACGTAATTCTTCAGCAGCTCCGAGTTGTCGTAGCACATCTTCTCGAAGTGCGGCACGATCCAGCGCTCATCGACCGAATAGCGGTGAAATCCCCCCGCCAGCTGGTCATACACGCCGCCGCGCGCCATGTGTTCCAACGTGCTGGCAAAAACATGGCGGAGTTCTTCGTTGCCGGTGCGGACGTACTGATCCATCAAGAGGTCGAGCGCCGCTGGATGCGGAAACTTCGGAGCGCTCCCAAACCCGCCATGGCGCTCGTCAAACATCTTCAAAGCCGACTCTGTTATTGCCTCAATCACCGCCGCAGAAACAGTGCCGCTCCGTCCCGCAAACGACTCCGCCTGCGCAATCGCGCTCGCCACCATGTTGGCCTGCTCCAGCACCTCGCCCTGCTTCTCGCGATAAGCATTAGCAATCGAAATAAGCACACGCTTGAAACTGGGCCGCCCATACTGGTCCGCCGGAGGGAAGTACGTCCCGCCAAAAAACGGCTTGCCCTCCGGCGTAAGGAACGCGGTCAACGGCCACCCACCCTGCCCGGTCAGCGCGCCCACCGCCGCCTGGTACCGGCTGTCAATATCCGGACGCTCATCCCGATCCACCTTCAGCGCTACAAAATGTTCGTTGACGATCTTCGCCACTTCCGGATCGTCATACGACTCGCGGTCCATCACATGGCACCAGTGACACCAGACCGCCCCAATATCCAAAAGCATCGGCATGTTGTCCCGGCGGGCGGCGGCGAAGGCCTCCTCCCCCCATTCATGCCACTGGATCGGTTGATGCATAGCCGAACGCAGATAGGAAGAAGAAGCGCGGGCAAGGGAATTGTGCGAACCGGTGGTCATCGGGAAAGTCTATCGCGAGAACGACGAAGACGGGGAACTCTGCGCACGTCGCAGTGCAGGCAGCGGATTCTGAGGTTTACGCCTCAGTCATTGGGCACCCCCTCCCGGGAAGAACGCAGGGATCCTTCGACTCTGCAGGAACTTCACTGCGTGAAGTTCCTGCTCCGCTCAGGATGACAAAGTTAGGAGAGGACTGGGCGGGGACTGGAGGATTATCGATAATGCCGGCCTCCACAGAAGTCAATGCAGAGTTGGTATTGGGAGCCCACCCTGCGGATGGCTTGGGGCGGTGTTGGTTTGGGTGCCGCTGATCGTAATCTCCGCGCCAGGAGGGGACGTGGTCAGACTCCCGCACGATCCCGACGGCCGCAAGTCAACAATGTCGGGCGGGACCAGATGTCAGAACAGTAGTACTCCAGCCGGAAAGATCAATTATTCACGCATGTCGGTCGACACAAAAGCGGGGGAATGAGGCGAAGATCTATTTCGGGGCAAGCTACTGAAAGGAATGGCTCCGCGGCATCGTCACATGGGCGAACTTCTGCACCCGGCTGGCCCCGTCGACGTCCGCGGCCTCGTAGAGCTCGAACGGAATGGCCATGCGCCCGGCCAGGAAGATCAGGGTCCAGAATGGCAGCCATTTCCAGATATGGCCATAAATGACTCGATGGTAGATTTATAATGGGTTGTATTGTTGGCTACGGTCAAGGGGTCATTTTTTGTAAATCATAACAGAGCTTAAATAATATTAAAATAATTATTAAACTGCAAAGGTGGTATAATGAGCTTCTGTCCAAATTGTGGTGAAAAAATTGAGATTGAAAACTCAAAGTTCTGTTCAAAATGCGGATTTTCCCTTCAAGTAAAAAAGGAAGAATGTGAAGAGTCTAAAATTTTAGAAAAACCTATGGCTATGAAGAC from Candidatus Methanoperedens sp. carries:
- a CDS encoding thioredoxin domain-containing protein; its protein translation is MTTGSHNSLARASSSYLRSAMHQPIQWHEWGEEAFAAARRDNMPMLLDIGAVWCHWCHVMDRESYDDPEVAKIVNEHFVALKVDRDERPDIDSRYQAAVGALTGQGGWPLTAFLTPEGKPFFGGTYFPPADQYGRPSFKRVLISIANAYREKQGEVLEQANMVASAIAQAESFAGRSGTVSAAVIEAITESALKMFDERHGGFGSAPKFPHPAALDLLMDQYVRTGNEELRHVFASTLEHMARGGVYDQLAGGFHRYSVDERWIVPHFEKMCYDNSELLKNYVHAYQATGSEFFAEVARDIIRWMDAWLSDRGHGGFYASQDADYSMEDDGDYFTWTLGEAKAALSEDEAAVATIYYDISEIGEMHHNPAKNVLHVWAGVEEIARRLNLNEERVRELLASAKKKMYAARLVRPTPYVDKTVYAGWNAMCVSAYLEAARVLDLAEARQFALRSLDRLIAEGWNSGIEPTLADKSVRPTLKHVIAYSDPKAERRETSGGLDDYAFSVIACLDAYEATADMSYFRFARAMADAMIARFFDPVAGGFFDVAGAPADNPAEESNVLGILGTRRKPFQDSPTPAGNSGAAIALLRLHGYTNEASYRDQAEQTLEVFAGVAGQHGIFAATYGLAAMRFSHPHTQVVIVDQDDAAASLLRAAVKPLGLNTAVLRLAANGVVAQNLPPALAETIPNLPALREGRSFAVMCSGFTCQPPVFDAEELGRSLGSRARPAA
- the motA gene encoding flagellar motor stator protein MotA gives rise to the protein MFSIIGIVIVFGCIVAGYLMEHGNLKVLAQPAELLIIGGAALGTVLISNPVHILKEIVGGVAGTFGSSKYGKERYIESLKMMYELLNKARKEGLVALESDIEEPDKSALLSKYGDFVKNHHALNFVCDTMRMAVSGGVEVFDLDQMLESDMEVHHHEATQPVSALSTMADSLPGLGIVAAVLGVVITMGALGGPPEEIGHKVAAALVGTFLGILLCYGLVGPLAARMGKMSDEEQAFLQVMRVVMVAFLKGIAPIMAVEIGRRSVPGHVRPSFKEVEQACRGGGAAAPAAAAAAGG
- a CDS encoding OmpA family protein gives rise to the protein MATPPIIIIKKKGGQGGHHGGAWKVAYADFVTAMMALFIVLWLMNSSKQLQVAVGGYFKDPTGTAKKVGTNQSGSGENFQLTKQNLAELKEQLQRNIRSINDLEKLRKNIEMTVTAEGLRIELLESEKGTFFDSGSSALNKSGTEMLVLLAEELGQVPNHISIEGHTDAKPFAERANYGNWELSSDRANAARRLMQQSGVRADQVSQVRGFGPRR